A genomic region of Runella rosea contains the following coding sequences:
- a CDS encoding hemolysin family protein yields MELFIIFLLTIINGIFSMSEIAVVSSRKVKLENSAKRGSKSAKLALELINSPNQFLSTVQIGITLIGILLGIFGGENLTNDWQDYLNQFEVLKPYSRPLSVGGVLVMITFISLVIGELVPKRIGLTNPEGIAKAVALPMQILSKVTAPFVWLLTHTSDLLLKILRIKPSADSRVTEEEIKAFIQEGTDGGEVQEIEQEIMERVFHLGDRKVGSLMTHRMQLVWLDLTDSPDEIREKIKGEIHSVYPVCRNTVDEVVGVVLMKDIFQQVMENRPLDLEELIKEPQYLPDSSSAYIALERLQENRQHYSMVIDEYGALQGIVTLNDLMDALVGDVSDTNYDDETSIVQREDGTYITDAQMPFYDFLSYFDQLDLYNENMPFNTIGGLLLEHFGHVPKTGEIILWHGFKFEIFDMDGARIDKVLVTQVEGDSTEDA; encoded by the coding sequence ATGGAATTATTTATCATATTTCTGCTTACGATTATCAACGGCATCTTCTCCATGTCCGAAATCGCGGTAGTCTCTTCTCGCAAAGTAAAACTTGAAAATTCGGCCAAAAGAGGCAGCAAGTCAGCCAAACTAGCCTTAGAACTTATCAATTCGCCCAATCAATTTCTTTCTACTGTTCAAATCGGCATCACCCTCATCGGAATTTTATTGGGTATTTTTGGAGGTGAAAACCTGACCAACGATTGGCAAGACTATTTAAACCAATTTGAGGTTTTGAAACCTTACAGTCGCCCGCTGTCGGTGGGGGGCGTGTTGGTGATGATTACGTTTATTTCTTTGGTCATTGGTGAACTGGTCCCCAAACGCATCGGTCTAACCAATCCTGAAGGCATCGCCAAAGCAGTGGCATTGCCGATGCAAATTCTTTCAAAAGTTACGGCGCCATTCGTGTGGCTTTTGACCCATACGTCTGATCTTTTACTCAAAATTTTGCGTATAAAACCCTCCGCCGACAGCCGGGTGACGGAAGAAGAAATCAAAGCGTTTATTCAGGAGGGAACCGACGGCGGCGAAGTGCAAGAAATCGAGCAAGAAATTATGGAGCGCGTGTTTCATTTGGGCGACCGCAAAGTAGGCTCCCTCATGACGCACCGGATGCAGTTGGTTTGGCTGGATTTAACCGATAGCCCCGACGAAATACGCGAAAAAATAAAGGGCGAAATCCACTCCGTTTATCCCGTTTGTAGAAACACCGTCGACGAGGTGGTCGGGGTCGTGTTGATGAAAGATATTTTCCAGCAGGTCATGGAAAACCGCCCTCTTGATTTGGAGGAGTTGATTAAAGAACCCCAATACCTACCAGATAGCAGTTCGGCCTACATTGCGCTCGAACGCCTTCAAGAAAACCGTCAGCATTACAGTATGGTCATTGATGAATACGGGGCTTTACAAGGAATCGTAACACTCAATGACCTAATGGACGCCCTCGTAGGCGACGTTAGCGACACCAATTATGATGACGAAACCAGCATCGTCCAACGGGAAGATGGCACCTATATCACCGATGCCCAGATGCCCTTCTATGATTTTCTAAGCTATTTTGACCAGTTAGATTTATACAACGAAAATATGCCTTTTAACACCATTGGAGGTCTCTTGCTCGAACATTTTGGGCACGTACCCAAAACGGGAGAGATTATACTCTGGCATGGTTTTAAATTCGAAATTTTTGACATGGACGGTGCCCGAATTGACAAGGTATTGGTGACGCAGGTAGAAGGTGATTCAACGGAAGACGCATAA
- a CDS encoding glycoside hydrolase family 95 protein: MKFLFQKYPFFAFSTFSLSSVFLVNFAVCFSIWLLLCSPIGLPASYAQSPSVTPHLKLWYTQPAQIWEEALPLGNGKTGAMVFGRVNQERFQLNDNTLWSGYPIEGNNPNGPTVLPQVRKAISEGEYDKADALWKKMQGPYCARYLPMGDLYLDFGFRDSSATNYHRELDLNTAVSAVKYTVDGVTYTRETFISHPASVMVVRISANKKNRINVDAKLSSKLKFNVLNIALNQLVLKGKAPKHVAHRASEPQQILYDEDPKGEGTNFEIHLAAQSEGGKVANQNGKLTIYGANTVTFYVVGATSFNGFDKSPGLAGKDPSVEANAILRKALSSTYAQLKAAHIADYQKLFNRVALDLGEDAEALKLPTDERLIRQQNGPSDTQLQTLYYQFGRYLLISSSRNGASGAAGVPANLQGIWNDHIQPPWGSNYTTNINVEMNYWLAENANLPECHLPLLHFIGNLAVNGAKTAKVNYGINEGWITHHGTDIWAKTSAGGGYEWDSRSRGSWSSWLMAGAWLSTHLWEHYQFTGDKTFLRAQGYPLMKSAAQFMLHWLVEDGQGHLITNPSTSPENTIKINGKEYQITMASTMDMAIIRELFNDCIQAAKILETDAPFMAQLEKTKARLYPYQIGQFGQLQEWYKDWDDPNDKHRHISHLFGLHPGHQINPRKTPELAAAAKKTLIQRGDVSTGWSMAWKINWWARLEDGNHAYKILRDGLSYVGPKSASRNGTSLSTQSGGGTYPNLFDAHPPFQIDGNFGGTAGITEMLLQSHTGEISLLPALPDAWPKGTVKGIKARGNFDISIAWEQGKLTQASVLSNLGGVCRLRTKVPVKVVEIPSLPNQSVVFNPLNPEVETLPFSKKTEAVFVDVPLEGSYLIEFQTEKGKRYTIVPQK, encoded by the coding sequence ATGAAGTTTCTGTTTCAAAAGTATCCCTTTTTTGCCTTTTCAACCTTCTCATTGTCGAGCGTATTTCTGGTAAATTTTGCGGTTTGTTTTTCTATTTGGTTGCTACTATGTTCACCGATAGGACTACCCGCCAGCTATGCACAAAGTCCTTCAGTTACTCCCCATCTCAAACTTTGGTATACTCAACCAGCCCAAATTTGGGAAGAAGCCCTGCCTTTGGGCAACGGCAAAACGGGAGCGATGGTGTTTGGGCGGGTCAATCAAGAGCGCTTTCAGCTAAACGACAATACGCTATGGTCGGGCTACCCCATTGAAGGCAATAATCCCAACGGCCCGACAGTTTTACCGCAGGTGCGCAAAGCCATTTCTGAAGGTGAGTACGATAAAGCCGACGCACTTTGGAAGAAAATGCAGGGGCCGTACTGTGCTCGTTATTTGCCAATGGGCGATTTATACCTGGATTTTGGGTTCCGTGATTCTTCCGCGACCAATTATCACCGGGAGTTGGATTTAAATACGGCCGTTTCTGCCGTGAAATACACCGTTGACGGAGTGACTTACACCCGCGAAACCTTTATCAGTCACCCCGCATCGGTAATGGTAGTACGGATTAGTGCCAACAAAAAGAACCGCATCAACGTCGATGCAAAATTGAGTAGTAAGTTGAAATTCAATGTTTTAAATATTGCCTTAAATCAACTTGTTTTAAAAGGCAAAGCCCCCAAGCACGTAGCTCACCGCGCCTCTGAGCCGCAACAGATTCTGTACGATGAGGACCCAAAGGGAGAAGGAACGAACTTTGAAATTCATTTGGCGGCCCAATCCGAAGGGGGAAAAGTGGCAAACCAAAATGGCAAATTGACCATTTATGGAGCTAATACGGTAACGTTTTATGTGGTCGGTGCAACAAGTTTTAACGGATTTGATAAATCTCCGGGATTGGCTGGAAAAGACCCTTCGGTGGAGGCGAACGCGATTCTACGAAAGGCGTTATCATCTACTTATGCCCAACTCAAAGCCGCGCACATCGCTGATTATCAAAAGCTGTTTAATCGGGTGGCGCTGGATTTGGGAGAAGATGCGGAAGCCCTTAAATTACCCACCGACGAGCGACTGATTCGTCAGCAAAACGGCCCTTCCGATACGCAACTACAAACGCTCTATTATCAGTTTGGTCGGTACTTATTGATTTCAAGTTCGCGCAATGGCGCTTCGGGAGCAGCGGGGGTTCCTGCCAATTTGCAGGGGATTTGGAACGACCACATTCAGCCGCCTTGGGGTAGTAATTATACCACCAATATCAACGTAGAAATGAATTATTGGCTTGCCGAAAATGCCAACTTGCCTGAATGTCATTTGCCATTACTGCATTTTATCGGTAATCTGGCCGTCAACGGAGCCAAAACGGCCAAGGTAAATTATGGAATTAATGAAGGCTGGATTACGCACCATGGTACCGATATTTGGGCCAAAACTTCTGCGGGTGGTGGCTATGAGTGGGATTCGCGCAGCCGGGGTAGTTGGTCGAGTTGGTTGATGGCGGGAGCGTGGTTGAGCACCCACCTGTGGGAACATTATCAATTTACGGGCGATAAAACCTTTCTGCGAGCGCAAGGTTATCCACTCATGAAAAGTGCCGCGCAGTTTATGCTACATTGGTTGGTGGAAGATGGCCAAGGGCACTTGATTACCAACCCGTCCACTTCGCCCGAAAACACCATCAAAATCAACGGTAAAGAATACCAGATTACGATGGCTTCCACCATGGACATGGCCATCATTCGGGAGCTTTTTAATGATTGCATTCAGGCGGCTAAAATTCTCGAAACCGATGCGCCTTTCATGGCCCAACTGGAGAAAACCAAAGCGCGTTTGTATCCCTATCAAATAGGTCAATTCGGACAATTACAAGAGTGGTATAAAGATTGGGATGATCCTAACGACAAACATCGCCATATTTCGCACTTATTCGGGCTCCACCCGGGTCATCAAATCAATCCCCGTAAGACCCCCGAACTGGCGGCAGCGGCCAAAAAGACGCTGATTCAGCGGGGTGATGTTAGTACGGGTTGGTCGATGGCCTGGAAAATCAACTGGTGGGCGCGCCTCGAAGATGGCAACCACGCCTACAAAATACTGCGGGACGGACTTTCGTACGTAGGCCCAAAAAGCGCTTCGCGAAACGGCACAAGCCTGTCGACGCAGTCGGGAGGCGGAACTTATCCCAACTTATTTGATGCTCACCCGCCGTTTCAGATTGACGGAAATTTTGGGGGTACTGCTGGTATTACCGAAATGTTGCTGCAAAGCCACACGGGCGAAATCAGCCTGCTGCCGGCCTTGCCTGATGCATGGCCTAAAGGCACCGTAAAGGGCATCAAGGCGCGGGGGAATTTTGACATAAGCATTGCATGGGAACAGGGGAAACTGACCCAAGCGAGTGTGTTGTCCAACCTCGGCGGTGTGTGTAGGCTACGTACAAAGGTGCCCGTTAAAGTGGTTGAAATACCTTCATTACCCAACCAGTCTGTGGTCTTCAACCCACTCAATCCCGAAGTCGAAACTTTGCCATTTAGCAAAAAAACTGAGGCGGTGTTTGTAGATGTACCGTTGGAGGGAAGTTATCTCATTGAATTTCAGACCGAAAAAGGAAAACGTTATACCATTGTTCCCCAAAAATGA
- a CDS encoding S9 family peptidase, which produces MKNTYFSIVFIVLCGLGTYAQTTTKRPLKPSDVYRLQTLSDPQISPDGKWVAYTLSSVDSVKNKRNADIWMNSWDGKESIQLTYSPDGESQPRWSPDGKYLSFTSSRNGLTGSQIWLMDVRGGEARQLTDLKKGSLSDYAWSPDGKKIALVISNDPDTSKSKTAKPIVIDRFKFKQDVEGYLTKKTTHLYLYDLVSKKIDTLTKGIYNESSPKWSPDGTQIAFVSNRTADPDRNANTDIWIIDAKPNAVMKQVTTWTGRDSGPEWSPDGKQIAYVRSTSSDNYFMYDQTILCVVSKDGGEPKLLSKTLDRPVGSPLWTKDGASLHALVTDDRTRYVAQFTAADGKMTKTLTGNRSVSTLERHPSGSILTVISDPQTPSELYALESGNLRRLTTHQEAFLAPLALATVEGFTSKSKDGASVSNLLYRPANAVKDVKLPTILFIHGGPVAQDEFSFDLSRQMLSAAGYAVVAVNYRGSNGRGLEYSKIISADWGNKEVLDILGATDYLVQNGIADPEKLGIGGWSYGGILTNYTIASDTRFKAASSGAGVAMISSLYGVDQYILQYENELGSPWKNFDKYVALSYPFLKADRIKTPTQFMVGESDFNVPSVGSEQMYQALRSLGTPTELIIYPGQFHGITNPSFQKDRFERYIKWFNAYLKK; this is translated from the coding sequence ATGAAAAACACCTACTTTTCTATTGTATTTATAGTACTATGTGGTTTGGGCACTTACGCCCAAACCACCACCAAACGCCCCTTAAAACCCTCAGATGTATATCGATTGCAAACGCTAAGCGACCCTCAAATCTCGCCCGACGGGAAGTGGGTAGCTTACACCCTGTCGTCGGTAGATTCGGTCAAAAATAAACGCAACGCTGACATTTGGATGAACTCATGGGATGGTAAAGAGTCGATTCAACTCACCTATAGCCCCGATGGAGAATCACAACCGCGCTGGAGCCCTGACGGCAAATATTTGTCGTTTACCTCTTCCCGTAATGGCCTAACGGGCAGTCAGATTTGGCTGATGGATGTTCGCGGTGGAGAAGCAAGACAATTGACCGATTTGAAAAAAGGAAGTTTGTCGGACTATGCGTGGTCGCCCGATGGTAAAAAAATCGCCTTAGTGATTAGCAACGACCCAGACACTTCAAAATCAAAAACCGCTAAGCCCATCGTTATTGACCGTTTTAAATTCAAACAGGACGTAGAAGGCTACCTGACAAAAAAAACCACGCATTTGTACCTATATGACCTCGTTTCAAAGAAAATTGATACCCTGACCAAAGGTATCTACAACGAATCGTCGCCCAAATGGTCGCCAGATGGTACGCAGATTGCCTTTGTGAGCAACCGCACCGCCGACCCCGACCGCAATGCCAATACCGATATTTGGATCATAGATGCCAAACCCAACGCCGTCATGAAGCAGGTCACCACTTGGACGGGCCGCGATTCAGGCCCCGAATGGAGCCCCGACGGAAAACAAATCGCTTACGTGCGCTCTACGTCTTCTGATAACTACTTTATGTATGATCAAACGATTTTGTGTGTGGTATCAAAGGATGGCGGCGAACCCAAACTGTTGAGCAAAACACTCGACCGCCCAGTAGGCTCGCCACTTTGGACCAAAGACGGGGCATCTCTCCACGCATTGGTTACGGATGACCGCACCCGTTACGTTGCACAATTTACCGCAGCCGACGGAAAAATGACCAAAACATTGACAGGTAACCGAAGCGTTTCGACCCTCGAACGGCACCCCTCAGGCTCCATACTCACGGTCATAAGCGACCCACAAACGCCTAGTGAACTATACGCTTTGGAAAGCGGCAACCTTCGCCGCCTTACCACCCACCAGGAGGCTTTTCTTGCGCCGCTGGCACTGGCCACCGTCGAAGGGTTTACTTCAAAAAGCAAAGATGGAGCTAGTGTTTCCAACCTTTTGTACCGCCCCGCCAACGCGGTAAAAGACGTCAAGTTGCCCACGATTCTGTTTATTCACGGTGGCCCCGTAGCGCAGGATGAATTTAGTTTTGATTTGAGTCGCCAAATGCTGTCAGCGGCGGGCTATGCCGTTGTGGCGGTCAATTATCGCGGTTCCAATGGTCGCGGCTTGGAGTATAGCAAAATTATTTCGGCCGATTGGGGCAACAAAGAAGTATTGGATATTTTGGGCGCAACGGATTACTTGGTCCAAAACGGCATTGCCGACCCCGAGAAATTGGGCATAGGTGGCTGGAGCTACGGCGGTATTTTGACCAATTACACCATCGCTTCCGATACGCGTTTTAAAGCGGCCTCCAGCGGGGCAGGCGTGGCAATGATTTCGTCGCTGTACGGCGTAGATCAGTACATTTTGCAGTACGAAAACGAACTAGGCTCTCCTTGGAAGAATTTTGATAAATACGTGGCCCTGTCATACCCTTTCCTCAAAGCCGATCGCATCAAAACACCTACCCAATTTATGGTGGGCGAAAGTGACTTTAACGTTCCCTCGGTAGGGAGCGAGCAGATGTATCAGGCCTTACGCTCACTTGGCACACCCACGGAATTGATTATTTACCCAGGCCAATTCCACGGTATCACCAACCCAAGCTTCCAAAAAGACCGTTTTGAACGCTATATTAAGTGGTTTAATGCGTATTTGAAGAAGTAG
- a CDS encoding glycoside hydrolase family 31 protein: MKKSNCTIMLMLGLLLANFGTFAQLMQWKEIASGVWKVSVGKPEAYNLLTAAGVQPNTNALKNMGTTRFPLDQNEISVQIRDGKTYLRFPLERGEQLFGFGLNFQTVHQRGKILQLHMDHYGNKDNGRTHAPVPFYVSSKGYGVFVNSARYINVYAGTAVRTNSKNPPLLLDRNTDKNWQAQPYSDAVEILVPAGGVELYVFGGPSTMEAVRRFNLFNGGGCLPPRWGLGFTQRVNRLYSDKDVQKEAAEFEEKGYPLDFIGLEPGWQSKSYPCTFEWDKTRFPQPAAFVKDMLNKGVRINLWTNPYVSPEASIYPKIAPFTGSHSVWVGAVPDLTIPKAQAIYWGQFDKDHVSIGVSGYKIDEVDGFDSWLWPDVATFPSGVSAEQMRQTYGVLVMKQSTDMFRKHNRRTYGLVRASNAGGVSLPYVIYNDNYSHEDFITGLINSGFSGTLWTPEVRASKTGEEWLRRFQSVCFSPMAMINAWASSTKPWTFPEVAAQIKEISQLRMRMMPYWYTEFAKYHFEGTPPFRAVNLEPDFKTELKKELLNANLEENPYAVAVNKEIKDQYMAGEYLLVAPMFTGQTSRKVVLPKGKWYDFYTGQLVGEGEVITVTPGLDKIPVFVKDGGIIPMMPVMLHAPQPNQKVDLEIRHYGQKNAQYKLYDDDGETFDYEKGQFSWRTLTAERQTNGEWKGTISNPENGKPNTVGNVTWKFMTP; this comes from the coding sequence ATGAAAAAATCTAATTGTACAATAATGCTCATGCTGGGTTTGCTATTGGCAAATTTTGGCACTTTTGCCCAATTAATGCAATGGAAAGAAATTGCTTCGGGCGTCTGGAAAGTATCCGTAGGCAAGCCTGAAGCGTATAATCTGCTGACGGCTGCGGGGGTTCAGCCCAATACCAATGCCTTGAAAAACATGGGTACGACGCGATTTCCGTTGGACCAAAACGAGATTTCGGTGCAGATTCGAGATGGTAAAACCTATTTACGATTCCCTTTGGAACGCGGTGAACAGCTCTTTGGCTTCGGCCTCAACTTTCAGACCGTACATCAACGGGGGAAAATCCTGCAACTTCACATGGACCATTACGGCAACAAAGACAACGGACGTACCCACGCGCCCGTTCCTTTTTATGTTTCTTCCAAGGGTTACGGGGTGTTTGTGAATTCAGCGCGCTACATCAATGTATATGCGGGCACTGCCGTCCGAACCAACAGCAAAAATCCGCCGTTGTTGCTGGACCGCAACACCGATAAAAATTGGCAGGCGCAACCTTACTCCGATGCCGTTGAAATACTCGTACCAGCGGGCGGGGTGGAGCTGTACGTTTTCGGCGGTCCATCGACCATGGAAGCGGTGCGTCGATTTAATTTGTTCAACGGCGGGGGCTGTCTGCCGCCACGTTGGGGACTGGGCTTTACGCAGCGCGTCAATCGTTTGTATTCCGACAAAGATGTGCAAAAAGAAGCCGCTGAATTTGAAGAAAAGGGCTATCCACTGGATTTTATCGGACTCGAACCCGGATGGCAGAGCAAATCCTATCCCTGCACGTTTGAGTGGGACAAAACGCGTTTTCCGCAGCCTGCTGCTTTTGTGAAAGACATGCTCAACAAGGGCGTTCGTATCAATCTTTGGACTAACCCGTACGTGTCTCCTGAGGCCTCAATCTACCCTAAAATTGCTCCTTTTACAGGCTCTCATTCGGTATGGGTGGGGGCGGTGCCCGATTTAACGATTCCCAAAGCGCAAGCCATTTACTGGGGTCAATTTGACAAAGACCACGTTAGTATCGGTGTTAGTGGGTATAAAATCGACGAAGTGGATGGCTTTGATTCGTGGTTGTGGCCCGATGTGGCTACGTTTCCGTCGGGCGTCAGCGCCGAGCAGATGCGTCAAACCTACGGGGTGTTGGTCATGAAACAAAGCACCGATATGTTTCGTAAACACAACCGACGCACCTACGGGTTGGTACGTGCGTCCAACGCAGGTGGGGTGTCGTTGCCTTACGTGATTTACAACGACAATTACAGCCACGAAGATTTCATTACGGGCTTGATTAACAGCGGTTTTTCGGGAACCCTGTGGACACCCGAAGTACGGGCTTCCAAGACGGGTGAAGAATGGTTGAGACGGTTTCAGTCGGTGTGTTTTTCGCCGATGGCCATGATAAACGCATGGGCCAGCAGCACCAAACCTTGGACCTTTCCCGAAGTAGCAGCACAAATCAAAGAAATTTCGCAACTGCGGATGCGGATGATGCCGTACTGGTACACCGAATTTGCCAAGTATCATTTTGAAGGTACGCCGCCGTTTCGGGCCGTTAATCTTGAACCTGATTTTAAGACGGAGTTAAAAAAGGAGCTTCTGAATGCTAATTTGGAAGAAAATCCCTACGCCGTGGCCGTCAACAAAGAAATCAAAGACCAGTACATGGCGGGGGAATACCTGTTGGTGGCGCCGATGTTTACGGGCCAAACCTCCCGTAAGGTGGTGTTGCCCAAAGGGAAATGGTACGATTTTTACACGGGTCAATTGGTGGGAGAGGGCGAGGTGATTACCGTCACGCCGGGGTTGGATAAAATTCCCGTTTTTGTCAAAGACGGGGGCATTATCCCGATGATGCCAGTGATGTTGCACGCCCCTCAACCCAACCAAAAAGTAGACCTTGAAATACGTCATTACGGTCAAAAAAACGCCCAATATAAGCTCTACGACGACGATGGTGAAACCTTTGATTATGAAAAAGGCCAGTTCAGTTGGCGAACTCTCACCGCCGAGCGCCAAACTAACGGCGAATGGAAGGGTACTATCTCCAACCCCGAAAACGGCAAACCCAACACCGTTGGGAACGTGACTTGGAAATTTATGACGCCTTAG